Proteins encoded within one genomic window of Solibaculum mannosilyticum:
- the fba gene encoding class II fructose-1,6-bisphosphate aldolase, producing MPLVNTREMFKKAYDGGYAIGAFNVNNMEIVQGIVEGCKELNAPVILQVSSSARKYAHHAYLVKMVEAALEETNLPIALHLDHGSSFELCKDCIDGGFSSVMIDGSHLDYEENVKVTRQVVEYAHAHDVTVEGELGQLAGIEDAVNVSADKASFTDPSQVQDFVERTGVDSLAIAIGTSHGAYKFKPGQKPQLRFDILKEVSDRLPGYPIVLHGASAVVHEYVEMVNKFGGQMPDAIGIPEEMLREAASMAVCKINMDSDLRLAMTAVIRKHFAEHPDHFDPRQYLGDARAALTELVKGKIINVLGCANKA from the coding sequence ATGCCTCTGGTAAATACTCGTGAAATGTTCAAAAAGGCTTACGACGGTGGTTATGCCATCGGCGCATTCAATGTCAACAACATGGAAATCGTCCAGGGAATCGTGGAAGGCTGCAAGGAGCTCAATGCCCCTGTCATTCTGCAGGTTTCCTCCAGCGCCCGTAAATACGCCCACCATGCTTACTTGGTGAAGATGGTGGAAGCCGCCCTGGAAGAAACCAATCTGCCCATCGCTTTGCATCTGGATCACGGCAGTTCTTTTGAGCTGTGCAAAGACTGCATCGACGGCGGTTTCTCTTCTGTCATGATCGACGGTTCTCATCTGGACTATGAGGAGAACGTTAAGGTTACCCGTCAGGTCGTAGAATATGCTCATGCTCATGACGTCACTGTCGAAGGCGAACTGGGTCAGTTGGCCGGCATCGAGGATGCTGTCAATGTATCCGCTGACAAGGCTTCCTTTACCGATCCTTCCCAGGTTCAGGACTTCGTCGAGCGCACCGGCGTTGACTCCCTGGCCATCGCCATCGGCACCAGCCACGGCGCTTATAAATTCAAACCCGGCCAGAAACCCCAGCTCCGTTTTGACATCCTCAAGGAAGTCAGCGATCGTCTGCCCGGTTATCCCATCGTGCTCCACGGCGCCAGCGCTGTTGTCCATGAGTATGTAGAGATGGTCAATAAGTTCGGCGGCCAGATGCCCGACGCTATCGGTATCCCGGAAGAGATGCTGCGTGAAGCTGCTTCCATGGCTGTCTGCAAGATCAACATGGACTCTGACCTCCGTCTGGCCATGACCGCTGTCATCCGCAAGCACTTTGCTGAGCATCCGGATCACTTCGATCCCCGCCAGTACCTGGGTGATGCCCGCGCCGCTTTGACCGAACTGGTTAAGGGCAAGATCATCAACGTCCTGGGCTGCGCCAACAAGGCCTAA
- a CDS encoding ATP-binding protein encodes MSSTRERALALSSLSVYRGVMRRTVVSSLHRLLQSSLEDDAFSFVSAWSDYFMALAKKGMTSNVGACIGDAALYDENVLSRSAVRGKLDDLPPEVVEAASRDLDVLMDAAATSPEDLLADFCSHSMLESAVANSLPRWKFGQLPSTLSQSGTQRLQSVIEFHRRHGCGIYARYRAFVWRQCKLEPIPYPDPVRLSDLKGYETPRQMVLDNTLAFLDNLPANNILLHGDRGTGKSSTVKAILNQLYPQGLRMIECPRESLSDFPHLTQLIAPVPLKFIIFIDDLSFNENDSTYAALKAVLEGGLAARPANTLIYATSNRRHLIRETFQSREGDELHLADTLQETLSLSDRFGLSITFSSPDKRQYLDIIHALAADRSLDVDPAELDLHAERWALERGGRSPRAARQFIAMAESRLKRGLPLD; translated from the coding sequence ATGAGTTCCACACGAGAACGGGCATTAGCCCTTTCTTCCCTATCGGTATATCGAGGCGTCATGCGGCGCACAGTAGTATCTTCTCTGCACCGTCTGTTGCAGTCGTCTTTGGAAGACGATGCCTTTTCCTTTGTATCGGCCTGGAGCGATTATTTTATGGCTTTGGCCAAAAAGGGTATGACCAGCAATGTGGGCGCCTGCATCGGGGACGCCGCATTGTACGACGAGAATGTATTGAGCCGTTCGGCCGTCCGGGGAAAACTGGATGATCTTCCGCCTGAAGTCGTAGAGGCGGCTTCCCGGGATCTGGACGTCCTGATGGATGCCGCCGCTACCTCTCCGGAGGATCTCCTGGCCGACTTTTGCAGCCACAGCATGCTGGAGTCGGCTGTGGCCAACAGCCTGCCACGGTGGAAATTTGGGCAGTTGCCGTCCACGCTGTCCCAATCAGGAACACAACGTCTTCAATCGGTCATCGAATTCCACCGCCGTCACGGCTGCGGCATCTACGCCCGGTATCGCGCCTTCGTATGGCGCCAATGCAAACTGGAACCCATCCCCTATCCCGATCCCGTCAGGCTCAGTGATCTGAAAGGATATGAGACGCCCCGTCAAATGGTACTGGACAACACCCTGGCTTTTCTGGATAATCTCCCCGCCAACAACATCCTCCTCCATGGCGACCGGGGTACCGGCAAATCCTCTACGGTCAAGGCCATCTTAAATCAGCTCTATCCCCAGGGATTGCGCATGATCGAATGCCCTCGGGAATCGCTCAGTGACTTCCCCCATCTGACCCAGTTGATTGCACCGGTACCGCTTAAGTTTATCATCTTTATCGACGACCTCTCCTTTAACGAAAACGACAGCACCTATGCCGCTCTCAAAGCCGTACTGGAGGGCGGATTGGCGGCACGTCCGGCCAATACCTTGATCTACGCCACTTCCAACCGCCGTCATCTCATCCGGGAGACCTTCCAAAGCCGGGAGGGCGATGAGCTACATCTGGCCGATACATTACAGGAAACCTTGTCCCTTTCCGACCGGTTCGGCCTCTCCATCACCTTCTCCTCCCCGGATAAACGCCAGTACCTGGATATCATCCACGCCCTGGCCGCTGATCGCAGTCTGGATGTGGATCCCGCTGAACTCGATCTCCATGCCGAACGTTGGGCATTGGAACGTGGCGGACGTTCTCCCCGGGCGGCACGTCAGTTTATCGCTATGGCCGAAAGCCGTCTAAAACGCGGTTTGCCTTTGGATTAA
- the crcB gene encoding fluoride efflux transporter CrcB, which produces MLFNCFMVGLGGCIGAIARYLLGQIPLGQSGFPWMTLLINVAGAVVIGAVTQIAGQTGLISDHILLFVKTGLCGGFTTFSTFSLETVTLLEEGNQLQATAYIGFSVALCLLGVWAGKLLIRNLLPA; this is translated from the coding sequence ATGCTTTTTAACTGCTTCATGGTGGGACTGGGGGGATGTATAGGAGCGATAGCCCGGTACTTGTTGGGGCAAATCCCACTGGGACAATCCGGATTCCCGTGGATGACGCTGCTCATCAATGTTGCAGGAGCTGTGGTGATCGGAGCCGTCACCCAGATAGCGGGACAGACTGGACTGATTTCGGACCATATATTGCTGTTTGTCAAGACTGGGTTGTGTGGAGGATTTACCACGTTCTCTACCTTTTCCTTGGAAACCGTCACGCTTTTGGAGGAGGGGAACCAGCTACAGGCTACAGCTTATATAGGGTTCAGTGTGGCGCTGTGTCTGCTGGGAGTATGGGCTGGGAAACTATTGATACGAAACCTGCTTCCAGCGTAA
- the nifJ gene encoding pyruvate:ferredoxin (flavodoxin) oxidoreductase has product MARKMKTMDGNNAAAHVSYAFTDVAAIYPITPSSVMAEETDKWAAGGKKNLFGQEVKVVEMQSEAGAAGAVHGSLSAGALTTTYTASQGLLLMIPNMYKMAGELLPSVIHVSARAVSSHALSIFGDHSDIYACRQTGYAMLCASNPQEVMDLGAVAHLSAIKGRVPFLHFFDGFRTSHEIQKIEVWDDKDLADMLDWDAVNEFRRRSLNPEHPVLRGTAQNPDIFFQAREACNPYYDAIVGVTEEYMQKVNAKIGTDYQLFNYYGAADAEHVIVAMGSVCDTIEETIDYLNAHGEKTGLIKVRLYRPFSAKHLLSALPETVKKISVLDRTKEPGSIGEPLYLDVVAALSGSKFEGIPVYTGRYGLGSKDTPPSQIIAVYRNMEAAEPKKRFTLGIVDDVTNLSLDAKEKPNTIPEGTHSCKFWGLGADGTVGANKNSIKIIGDNTDMYAQGYFAYDSKKSGGVTMSHLRFGKQKIRSTYFITSADFVACHNPSYVDKYEMVEEVKPGGSFLLNCSWQGEELDEHLPASMKRYMAQNNINFYTIDATHIAKELGMGGRVNTILQAAFFKITEILPVDEAVRLMKEAATKSYGRKGEKIVAMNHAAIERGVDGVVKVEVPASWADAADVVEEKVVEGDRPELVSFVKNILNPINAQQGDKLPVSAFKDAADGTFPQGSAAYEKRGIAVDVPCWMPENCIQCNFCSYVCPHAVIRPAVMTADELEKAPQVIKDKAVDMTGMPGYKFAMTVSTLDCTGCGSCATVCPGKKGEKALVMKPIETQMPGQEGFNYGRTLDIKPEVSAKFKDTMVKGSQFKQPLLEFSGACAGCGETPYAKLATQLFGDKMYIANATGCSSIWGGSAPSTPYTVNKDGHGPAWSNSLFEDNAEYGYGMAIAQEAIRDRLMSYVKGVAEKADGELKAAAEQWIATSDDTAANGPAADALRAALNNVTGEGEVADLAKMILADADYLAKKSTWILGGDGWAYDIGFGGLDHVIASGRDVNILIFDTEVYSNTGGQASKSTPTGSVAQFAAAGKVTKKKDLAGIAMTYGYVYVAQVAMGADMNQCLKAFHEAESYHGPSIIICYAPCINHGIKGGMGVAQLEEKKAVQAGYWNLFRYDPRLADEGKNPFTLDSKAPTASYRDFILSEVRYSSLTRAFPERAEKLFDKAEKDAADRYDHLLRLSKLYDQE; this is encoded by the coding sequence ATGGCAAGAAAAATGAAAACGATGGATGGTAACAACGCCGCTGCGCATGTATCCTATGCGTTTACCGACGTAGCCGCCATCTACCCCATCACTCCTTCGTCCGTTATGGCCGAGGAAACCGACAAATGGGCTGCCGGTGGCAAGAAAAACCTGTTTGGTCAAGAAGTCAAAGTGGTTGAGATGCAGTCGGAAGCCGGCGCGGCCGGTGCTGTTCACGGCTCCCTGTCCGCAGGCGCCCTGACCACCACCTACACCGCTTCCCAAGGTTTGCTGCTCATGATCCCCAACATGTATAAGATGGCCGGCGAATTGCTGCCCAGCGTTATCCATGTTTCGGCTCGTGCCGTCAGCTCCCACGCACTTTCCATTTTTGGCGACCATTCCGATATTTATGCCTGCCGCCAGACTGGTTATGCCATGCTGTGCGCCTCCAACCCGCAGGAAGTTATGGATCTGGGCGCTGTGGCCCACCTGTCGGCCATCAAGGGCCGCGTTCCCTTCCTGCATTTCTTCGACGGCTTCCGCACCTCTCATGAGATCCAGAAGATCGAAGTGTGGGATGACAAGGATCTGGCCGATATGCTGGATTGGGATGCTGTCAATGAGTTCCGCCGCCGTTCCCTCAACCCGGAACATCCTGTGCTGCGCGGTACCGCTCAGAACCCCGACATTTTCTTCCAGGCTCGCGAGGCCTGTAACCCCTACTATGACGCCATTGTGGGCGTGACCGAAGAATACATGCAGAAGGTCAATGCCAAGATCGGCACCGACTATCAGCTGTTCAACTACTACGGTGCCGCCGATGCAGAGCATGTCATCGTAGCCATGGGCTCTGTATGCGACACCATTGAGGAAACCATCGACTATTTGAATGCCCACGGCGAAAAGACCGGCCTCATCAAGGTCCGTCTGTACCGCCCCTTCTCGGCAAAGCACCTGCTTTCCGCTCTGCCTGAGACCGTTAAGAAGATCAGCGTCCTCGACCGCACCAAGGAGCCCGGCTCCATCGGCGAACCGCTGTATCTGGATGTCGTAGCCGCTCTGTCCGGCTCCAAGTTTGAAGGCATCCCGGTTTACACCGGCCGTTATGGCTTGGGTTCCAAGGACACTCCTCCCAGCCAGATCATCGCTGTCTACCGCAACATGGAGGCTGCCGAGCCCAAGAAGCGTTTCACCCTGGGCATCGTGGACGATGTGACCAACCTGTCCCTGGACGCCAAAGAGAAGCCCAACACCATCCCGGAAGGCACTCATTCTTGTAAGTTCTGGGGCCTGGGTGCGGACGGCACCGTCGGCGCCAACAAGAACTCCATCAAGATCATCGGCGACAACACCGACATGTACGCCCAGGGCTATTTTGCTTACGACTCCAAGAAGTCGGGCGGCGTCACCATGTCCCACCTGCGCTTCGGCAAGCAGAAGATCCGTTCCACCTACTTTATCACCAGCGCCGACTTCGTGGCCTGCCACAACCCCTCTTATGTAGATAAGTACGAGATGGTGGAAGAGGTCAAGCCCGGCGGAAGCTTCCTGCTCAACTGCAGCTGGCAGGGCGAGGAGCTGGATGAGCATCTTCCCGCTTCCATGAAGCGCTATATGGCTCAGAACAACATCAATTTCTATACCATCGACGCTACCCACATCGCCAAGGAATTGGGCATGGGCGGCCGCGTCAACACCATCCTTCAGGCTGCCTTCTTTAAGATCACCGAAATCCTGCCCGTGGACGAGGCTGTCCGCCTGATGAAGGAAGCCGCCACCAAGTCCTACGGCCGCAAAGGTGAGAAGATCGTCGCCATGAACCACGCCGCTATTGAGCGCGGTGTAGACGGCGTCGTCAAGGTGGAAGTACCCGCTTCCTGGGCTGACGCTGCCGACGTTGTGGAAGAGAAGGTTGTGGAAGGCGACCGTCCGGAACTGGTCAGCTTCGTCAAGAACATCCTCAATCCCATCAACGCACAGCAGGGCGACAAACTGCCGGTTTCGGCCTTTAAAGACGCTGCCGACGGCACCTTCCCCCAGGGTTCCGCTGCTTATGAGAAGCGCGGCATCGCTGTGGACGTTCCCTGCTGGATGCCTGAGAACTGCATCCAGTGTAACTTCTGCTCCTATGTTTGCCCCCATGCCGTCATCCGTCCGGCCGTTATGACCGCCGATGAGCTTGAGAAAGCTCCTCAGGTCATCAAGGACAAGGCTGTGGACATGACCGGTATGCCCGGCTATAAATTTGCCATGACCGTCTCCACCTTGGACTGCACCGGCTGTGGTTCCTGCGCCACCGTCTGCCCCGGCAAGAAGGGTGAGAAGGCTCTGGTCATGAAGCCCATCGAGACCCAGATGCCCGGCCAGGAAGGCTTCAACTACGGCCGTACTTTGGATATTAAACCCGAAGTTTCCGCTAAATTTAAGGATACCATGGTCAAGGGCAGCCAGTTTAAGCAGCCCCTGCTCGAGTTCTCCGGCGCCTGCGCAGGCTGCGGTGAGACTCCTTATGCCAAGCTTGCAACCCAGCTGTTCGGCGACAAGATGTATATCGCTAATGCTACCGGCTGTTCTTCCATCTGGGGCGGTTCTGCACCCTCCACTCCTTATACTGTCAACAAGGATGGCCATGGTCCTGCCTGGTCCAACTCCCTGTTTGAAGATAATGCTGAGTACGGCTATGGTATGGCCATCGCTCAGGAAGCCATCCGCGACCGTTTGATGAGCTATGTCAAGGGCGTGGCTGAGAAGGCCGACGGCGAGCTGAAAGCCGCTGCCGAGCAGTGGATCGCCACCAGCGATGACACCGCTGCCAATGGTCCTGCCGCTGATGCCCTGCGTGCTGCTCTTAACAATGTGACCGGCGAAGGCGAGGTGGCTGATCTGGCTAAGATGATTTTGGCTGACGCCGACTATCTGGCCAAGAAGTCCACCTGGATCCTGGGCGGCGACGGCTGGGCTTACGACATCGGCTTTGGCGGTTTGGATCACGTCATTGCTTCGGGCCGTGACGTCAACATCCTGATCTTTGACACCGAGGTCTACTCCAACACCGGCGGCCAGGCTTCCAAGTCCACCCCCACCGGTTCTGTTGCCCAGTTTGCTGCAGCCGGTAAGGTTACCAAGAAGAAGGATCTGGCCGGTATCGCCATGACCTATGGTTACGTTTACGTGGCTCAGGTTGCGATGGGCGCCGACATGAACCAGTGCCTCAAGGCTTTCCATGAAGCTGAGAGCTATCATGGTCCCTCCATCATCATCTGCTATGCTCCCTGTATCAACCACGGCATCAAGGGCGGCATGGGTGTTGCTCAGCTGGAGGAGAAGAAGGCTGTCCAGGCCGGTTACTGGAACCTGTTCCGTTACGATCCCAGACTGGCAGACGAAGGTAAGAATCCCTTCACCTTGGATTCCAAGGCTCCTACCGCCAGCTATCGTGACTTCATTCTCAGCGAGGTCCGTTACAGCAGCTTGACCCGCGCCTTCCCGGAGCGTGCTGAGAAGCTGTTTGATAAGGCTGAGAAAGATGCTGCTGATCGTTATGATCATCTGCTGCGTCTCTCCAAATTGTACGATCAGGAGTAA
- a CDS encoding hemolysin family protein, which translates to MDPDGSPNLLMVNGSTSGLVAQIVILVLLICINAFFSASEMAIISLNDGKLKRDAEEGHKKARILLKLTQAPSSFLSTIQVGVTLSSFLIAAVAATSIADRIAVVLAPHIQAPLSVIAVVCTVVVTLLLAFLSIVFGEMAPKRIAMQRPESIAYRSAGILRAVTVLFKPLIWFLSHCANGVVRMFGCDPHAETHRATEEEIRMMVDVGEEKGLIEENTSEMINNIFEFDDITVDEIMTHRTEMEAVEEHDSVSKLLGIAIQKGYSRIPIYREDLDDVLGVCYIKDFLPYVTENLPDDFPLTKVMRKTLFVPESKKCSELFDELRRQKIQMAIVVDEYGGTAGLVTMEDLLESIVGNIQDEYDEDEEEVVQLGDTTFTMDGTTEVDEVSELLGIQLPEGDYDTLGGMLLEELGYVPESGSHPSVEFEGYRFTVQSVGERRIGKIHVEKLPDVQTGQDVSSNKK; encoded by the coding sequence ATGGATCCGGACGGAAGTCCCAACTTGTTGATGGTGAACGGTTCTACCAGCGGCCTTGTGGCCCAGATCGTCATTTTGGTATTGCTCATCTGTATCAACGCCTTTTTTTCCGCGTCAGAGATGGCTATTATCTCCCTCAACGATGGCAAGCTCAAGCGGGATGCCGAGGAAGGACATAAAAAAGCACGTATCCTTCTAAAATTGACACAGGCGCCTTCCTCCTTCCTTTCCACCATCCAGGTGGGGGTGACGCTTTCCAGCTTCCTCATCGCTGCCGTGGCCGCCACCTCCATCGCCGACCGCATCGCCGTGGTATTGGCGCCTCACATCCAAGCGCCGCTTTCGGTTATCGCTGTGGTGTGTACGGTGGTGGTCACTCTCCTTTTGGCCTTTCTGTCCATTGTCTTTGGTGAGATGGCTCCAAAACGCATCGCCATGCAAAGGCCGGAATCCATCGCCTACCGGTCGGCCGGCATCCTGCGGGCGGTAACCGTCCTGTTTAAGCCGCTCATTTGGTTTCTATCCCACTGTGCCAACGGCGTCGTCCGCATGTTTGGATGCGATCCCCACGCAGAAACTCATCGCGCCACCGAGGAGGAAATCCGGATGATGGTGGATGTGGGCGAGGAAAAGGGGCTCATTGAAGAGAACACCAGCGAGATGATCAACAACATCTTTGAGTTTGATGACATCACGGTCGACGAGATCATGACCCATCGCACCGAGATGGAAGCGGTGGAAGAACACGATTCGGTGAGCAAGCTTTTGGGCATCGCTATCCAGAAGGGGTATTCCCGCATCCCCATCTATCGGGAGGATCTGGACGATGTGCTGGGGGTATGCTACATCAAGGACTTTCTCCCCTACGTCACCGAGAATCTTCCGGACGATTTTCCTTTGACCAAGGTGATGCGCAAAACATTGTTTGTACCGGAAAGTAAAAAATGTTCTGAGCTGTTTGACGAGCTTCGGCGTCAGAAAATCCAGATGGCCATTGTGGTGGATGAATACGGCGGCACGGCCGGTCTGGTCACCATGGAGGATCTGCTGGAATCCATCGTGGGCAACATCCAAGATGAATACGACGAGGACGAAGAAGAAGTGGTCCAGCTGGGCGACACCACCTTCACTATGGACGGCACCACTGAGGTGGACGAGGTTTCGGAACTTTTGGGCATTCAGTTGCCCGAAGGGGATTACGATACCTTGGGCGGTATGCTGTTGGAAGAGCTTGGCTATGTCCCGGAAAGCGGATCCCATCCCAGTGTGGAATTTGAGGGATATCGTTTCACCGTTCAATCGGTGGGGGAACGGCGCATCGGCAAGATCCATGTAGAAAAGCTGCCCGACGTTCAAACAGGACAAGACGTTTCAAGTAATAAAAAATAG